The following DNA comes from Podarcis raffonei isolate rPodRaf1 chromosome 10, rPodRaf1.pri, whole genome shotgun sequence.
TGGAGGATTGACTTCTTTAATACTGATACTTACACACTGATTACTTTTACTAACTAATGAACTGTTCTTATAACACACTTAACTCCTGCTTTCTTAAACTGCAAAGAAAGGGAATAAAAAAGCAGGAAAGCCCAATTGATTTCACTTTTCATAATACTTAATAGGAATTTGGGGGGAGGAATTTTAGGCCTCTCCCTGTGTCACCCCCAAACCATTCCCCTTAAAGGAACACCACACAGTTGCAACTTATCTGCCTCATCTACTGACAGCTTGCAACAAATACTGTTTCTGTGCCATGACTATACAAATGAAACCACATTTATAGCCTTTGTACACACATATAATCTGGAACCTAAATTAAACACTTACCAAATCACAAGGAAACAAATTGAAATGCATTGCATACAAACATCATGGTGGAGTCACCTGTCTTACAGTTATGGCATTTGGTAATTTAAATTGGCAAATTCACCTAATTACAGACGAATTCATATCTTCTCCTTTTACTTTGATAGGTGCATTGTTGTGACAAAGAGTGATGTGTTTACCTGAGCTCATTACTCAAATTATGAGAGGAAAATATAGAAGAGGACGTCCTTTATGAAATCCAGAACCcccaattcctccccccccaattttagcAAAATTATGCCCTCTCTGAATATAGCCTTCTAAAAACAGTCCCCTCACTTGTAATTTTAGTACTGTCTGATCTCTTCATTATCTTAATTGACATTTACATGTGTGTTCTTTGTgtcttttgtttttcttgctcTAAGTGTTTATGCTCATCTGTATATGCCTATTGGAAAAGAAATCTATGTATTTTAAATATCTGCAGTTTCATCAGTCCAAGCCTCTTGATGTGGGATGCTGTTGTGAACAGTACAGCATTGCTGGTTTGGGAAAGGGTATTTCTATCATCTCTCATAACAATTCCTCCAAACAAGATGTTGAAAAGTTAGCTAGTAAAATCTTCTTAAGTACCCTTGTAACATACAATCAAGCTGACATTCTGCTCTAGTTTCCTAGATAGCAGGCCAAACTGCTGATAATAGGACAAGAAAGCAAGAGGACATTTTGAGTTTGAAATTGCTACAAGTGattttaaatatacattaaaaactACTTACGTTACTGGGAAATAGGAATTATTTTGctaatttctttttctctttttctcttctagGCGGGTTGCTGAGCTGTCGGTCTGCAGCTGAACAGCATGCAGTCCTTTCGAGAGCAAAGCAGTTACCACGGAAACCAGCAGAACTACCCACAGGAAGTGCATGGTGCATCCCGTCTAGAAGAATTTAGCACCCGCCAGCAGGCTCAGATGTTCCAGAGCTTTGgaggaggtggcagcagcagtgggcgcCGTGGAGCAGCAGGCAGTTCTTCCTCAATGGCTGGTGAGAGCTCTGGACATCAGAGCTATCAAAGTTTCAGAAAGGAAGCAGGAGAATTCTACTATATGGCCTCAAGTAAGGATCCTGTGGCAGCCGGAGGGCAGCAGCTTCCTCAGCGCAGGCCTTCTGGGCCAGTACAGAGCTATGGACCACCCCAAGGGAGCAGCTTTGGGAGTCAGTATGGGAGTGAAGGTCATGTGAGCCAGTTTCAAACGCAACACTCATCCCTTAGTGGTGTGACCCATTATCAACAGGATTATACTGGTCCTTTCTCCCCTGGAAGTGCTCAGTACCAGCAGCAAAGTTCgagccagcagcagcaacaggttcAGCAGATGAGACAACAGCTCTACCAGTCTCATCAGCCTTTGCCACAAGCCTCCAGCCAGTCTGCCTCCAGCACATCTCATATGCAGCCAATGCAACGTCCTTCAACTCTGCCTTCCTCTGCTTCTGGCTATCAGTTGCGAGTGGGTCAGTATAGCCAACACTATCAGcctcctgcttcttcctcttcttcttttccttctcctcagcGTTTTAGCCAATCTGGGCAGAACTATGATGGCAGTTACAGTGTGAATGCTGGTTCACAGTATGAAGGACATGCTGTTGGGTCGAGTTCGCAAACTTATGGAACTCAGTCAAACTACACCTTTCAGGCACAGCCAATGAAGAACTTTGAACAGTCAAAGTTACCCCAAGGCAGTCAGCAGGCACAGGGACAGGCACAGcagtcacagcagcagcagcaacaacaacagcagcagcagcagcagcagcctccctcACAGCATATAATGCAATACTCAAATACTGCCACCAAACTGTCTCTTCAGAGTCAAGTAGGTCAGTACAACCAGGCTGAGGTTCCTGTGAGATCACCCATGCAGTTCCACCAGAATTTTAGTCCTATATCTAACCCCTCACCAGCTGCCTCTGTGGTTCAGTCCCCAAGCTGCAGCTCCACACCATCTCCTCTCATGGCAGGTGGTGAGAACCTTCAGTGTGGACAAAGCAACATGCCTGTAGCCTCTAGAAACCGCATTTTACAAATGATGCCTCAGCTTAGTCCAACACCATCCATGATGCCAAGTCCCAATGCTCAGGGTGGAGGATTCAAGGGATTTGGGCTTGAAGGACTGCAGGAAAAGAGGCTTACGGATCCAGGACTAAGCAGCCTAAGTGCTTTAAGTAGTCAAGTGGCAAATCTTCCCAATACAGTCCAGCACATGCTACTTTCAGATGCTTTGGCACCTAAGAAGAAAAACTCCAAAAGATCTTCACTATCTAAAAAGGCTGATAGCTGCACAAACTCAGAAGGCTCTTCCCAAGCAGAGGAACAGCTCAAGTCTCCTCTGGCAGAATCAATTGATGGTGGCTGCTCCAGTAGTTCGGAGGACCAAGGTGAGAGGGTGAGACAACTGAGCGGTCAGAGTACCAGTTCTGATACCACCTACAAGGGGGGTAATTtagagagatcccacccatcacCAACACAAGCATCTCAAAATGAGCCTCCAAAGCTCAGCACCAGCCCTGCAGATGAGGAAGAAGTGGCCTCTCCTCCTGATGAAAAGGAGGCCTCAGTTGCTGTCGAGACACCCCCGAAGGTCAATGAAAAGGCAGTTGGTGTGATAGTTTCCCGAGAAGCTATGACGGGCAGAGTGGAAAAGTCAGGTGGGCAGGATAAGCAGCAACAAGATGATGTTTCCACAGGTGCTCAAGCACCATCTTCTGCCAGTGTGATGAAAGACACTGGGCTTCTGGGACCACAGCAAGAGCCACAAGGAGGGAGTAAGGGGAGCAAAAGTGGGGACAGCAGCACTAACCACAACGGAGATGGGAATGGACAGCTTGGTCATGCTGTTGTTGGCTCCAGTTTTCCGGGCAGAACCGAGCCTTCAAAATCCCCTGGTAGTTTGAGGTATAGCTACAAAGACAATATTGGGGTTAGTATGCAGAGAAATGCTGGCAACTTCCCTCAGTATCCTTCAGGTCAGGATAAAGGGGATTTTCCAGGGCATAGTGAGCGAAAAGGCAGGAATGAGAAATTTCCTAGTCTGTTGCAGGAAGTTTTGCAAGGCTATCACCATCACCCTGACAGAAGATATTCTAGAAATGCACAAGATCATCATGGGATGACTGGAACTCTCGAGGGTACCATGAGACCCAATGTCCTGATCAATCAAGCCAATGAATTAAGTAATAGAGGtcttttaaacaaaagcataggCTCTCTCTTGGAAAATCCACACTGGAGCCACTGGGATAGAAAGTCTAGTGGCACAACTTCTGAGATGAAACAGATAAATCTAGCAGACTATCCCATGCCTCGAAAGTTTGAGATAGAGTCCCAATCCTCTGCTCACGAAGGTGGAGGACTCTCTGAGAGGAGATCAGTTATTTGTGATATATCACCCTTGAGGCAGATTGCTAGAGAACCTGGGCCCCACTCTGTGGGACACATGGGTCCTGATGGCAGGAGTGGAAGGAGTGACCGTCTAACTCCTGGTCAGTCAGTCATCCTTCCTGGTGGTCTGGTGACCATGGAACCAAAGCTAAAGTCTCACAGTGGGCAAATCAAGGAAGAAGATTTTGAACAGTCTAAGACCTCTGCCAATCTCAACAATAAAAAATCTGGAGACCATTGTCATCTTGCAAGTTTTAAGCATGAGTCTTACCGAGGCAATGCTAGCCCAGGAGCTGCAGCTCTTGATTCTGCAGCAGAGTACCTTTTGCAACAAGATAGCCGATCACAGCTCAGGCGAGGACCCGGCAGAATGGGAAGCAGCCGAGAGGGAATGAGAGGTAAATCTCCCTCTCAGTTTCATGATCTGGCAGACAAATTAAAGATGTCACCAGGTAGAAGCAGAGGTCCAGGCACAGATCTTCACCACATGAATCCACATATGGTGCTTTCTGACAGGGTGAACCGGGGTTCCTtacactctcctttccctccaAATTCTGAAAGCTCATCGTTGGCTTCCGTTTATCACACTAATGCTCGATCTCATGCTTTTGGTGATCCTAACCAGGGGCTGAATTCCCAGTACCACTACAAAAGGCAGCTGTaccaacaacaacaggaagaatACAAAGACTGGAGTAGCAGCTCTGCCCAGGGAGTGATTGCAGCTGCTCAACATAGACAGGAGACAGCAAGAAAGAGCCCAAGGCAACAGCAGTTCTTGGACAGAGTAAGGAGTCCTTTGAAAAATGACAAGGATGGAATGATGTATCTCCATTCTGGTTCTTACCATGATGCTGTCAGCCAAGACACAAGCCGTTGCTTGATAGGGAGTGATGGGTCTCTTCAAAATAAGTGTGCTGAAATTAAACATTTGAATCAAAAGATTCAGCAACAAGAATCTGGTTGGGATCTTTCCCGACAGGTGACTACTGGGAAAAACAGTGGCTCTCTAGGAGCAACTAGTCAGAAGAGATTTGCATCTCAAGATAGTGATACACACAAGCGTGAAGATGCTGGAGATGTACTTAAATCTGGCAATGCCATGGTAAGGATTCCGGGCCAAGAAGAGCAGTCTTCTCAAAATCCTTTAATCATGAGAAGGAGAGTCCGCTCTTTTATCTCTCCTATTCCCAGCAAGAGGCAGTTGCAGGAAATGAAGAATAGTGGCACTGAAGACAAAGGACGCCTGCTCACTTCATCAAAGGATGGAGCTGATAAAACACTCAACTCCTATGCCCATTCTTCCCAAAGCCAAGATGTTAGTAAGTCACTCTCAAAAGGAGAATCTCCTAGGAATCTTCCAAGTCCTGACAATAGAAATTGCTCTGCTGTTTCCCTCACAAGCCCAGCTAAAACAAAAATTCTGCCTCCACGGAAGGGCCGTGGGTTAAAATTGGAAGCTATTGTTCAAAAAATCACATCCCCTAATGTTCGGAGGAGTGCTTCTTCAAATTGTGCTGAAGCTGGCCCAGATGCAGTCACCCTTGATGACATTCTGTCATTGAAGAGTGGCCCACCAGAGGGTGGGAATGTGTCCAATCATGGAATGGAAGCAGAAAATATAAAAGAAGAAATTGTGCTGGATCAAGAGAGCCAAGAATTGACTAGTGAAATTTCTCTGACAATATCTTCTGAAGAATGGCATGCAGATAGAGATGAGGTAGTAAAAAAAGAGACACCTGAACTTGCAAGTGTTGTCAAGGAGGCCCCAGTGCCTACGGTGATCCCAGCACCTTCACAAAAATCTGTTTGTCAGGGAAGAACAGATGGCTCACTAACTGGGGCAGGATCTATAAGCTTTTCCGAATTAAAAACAGTCTCTCCATCCAAAGTCTTGACTCCTGAACCAAATCTAAAGTCTGAAGAGAAGGGTGGAGATGCAGTCATTGTGA
Coding sequences within:
- the TCF20 gene encoding transcription factor 20 isoform X3; protein product: MQSFREQSSYHGNQQNYPQEVHGASRLEEFSTRQQAQMFQSFGGGGSSSGRRGAAGSSSSMAGESSGHQSYQSFRKEAGEFYYMASSKDPVAAGGQQLPQRRPSGPVQSYGPPQGSSFGSQYGSEGHVSQFQTQHSSLSGVTHYQQDYTGPFSPGSAQYQQQSSSQQQQQVQQMRQQLYQSHQPLPQASSQSASSTSHMQPMQRPSTLPSSASGYQLRVGQYSQHYQPPASSSSSFPSPQRFSQSGQNYDGSYSVNAGSQYEGHAVGSSSQTYGTQSNYTFQAQPMKNFEQSKLPQGSQQAQGQAQQSQQQQQQQQQQQQQQPPSQHIMQYSNTATKLSLQSQVGQYNQAEVPVRSPMQFHQNFSPISNPSPAASVVQSPSCSSTPSPLMAGGENLQCGQSNMPVASRNRILQMMPQLSPTPSMMPSPNAQGGGFKGFGLEGLQEKRLTDPGLSSLSALSSQVANLPNTVQHMLLSDALAPKKKNSKRSSLSKKADSCTNSEGSSQAEEQLKSPLAESIDGGCSSSSEDQGERVRQLSGQSTSSDTTYKGGNLERSHPSPTQASQNEPPKLSTSPADEEEVASPPDEKEASVAVETPPKVNEKAVGVIVSREAMTGRVEKSGGQDKQQQDDVSTGAQAPSSASVMKDTGLLGPQQEPQGGSKGSKSGDSSTNHNGDGNGQLGHAVVGSSFPGRTEPSKSPGSLRYSYKDNIGVSMQRNAGNFPQYPSGQDKGDFPGHSERKGRNEKFPSLLQEVLQGYHHHPDRRYSRNAQDHHGMTGTLEGTMRPNVLINQANELSNRGLLNKSIGSLLENPHWSHWDRKSSGTTSEMKQINLADYPMPRKFEIESQSSAHEGGGLSERRSVICDISPLRQIAREPGPHSVGHMGPDGRSGRSDRLTPGQSVILPGGLVTMEPKLKSHSGQIKEEDFEQSKTSANLNNKKSGDHCHLASFKHESYRGNASPGAAALDSAAEYLLQQDSRSQLRRGPGRMGSSREGMRGKSPSQFHDLADKLKMSPGRSRGPGTDLHHMNPHMVLSDRVNRGSLHSPFPPNSESSSLASVYHTNARSHAFGDPNQGLNSQYHYKRQLYQQQQEEYKDWSSSSAQGVIAAAQHRQETARKSPRQQQFLDRVRSPLKNDKDGMMYLHSGSYHDAVSQDTSRCLIGSDGSLQNKCAEIKHLNQKIQQQESGWDLSRQVTTGKNSGSLGATSQKRFASQDSDTHKREDAGDVLKSGNAMVRIPGQEEQSSQNPLIMRRRVRSFISPIPSKRQLQEMKNSGTEDKGRLLTSSKDGADKTLNSYAHSSQSQDVSKSLSKGESPRNLPSPDNRNCSAVSLTSPAKTKILPPRKGRGLKLEAIVQKITSPNVRRSASSNCAEAGPDAVTLDDILSLKSGPPEGGNVSNHGMEAENIKEEIVLDQESQELTSEISLTISSEEWHADRDEVVKKETPELASVVKEAPVPTVIPAPSQKSVCQGRTDGSLTGAGSISFSELKTVSPSKVLTPEPNLKSEEKGGDAVIVTPKPDPFPPKGYFPSGKKKGRPIGSVNKQKKQQQQQQQQPPPPPPPPPPQQQLLLPPLPSVPEALQPSEEAGGGEPKPKRQRRERRKPTAQPRKRKPRRAAPIVEPQEPEIKLKYATQSLDKTDNKNKSFFPYIHVVNKCEIGAVCTIINAEEEEQNKLVRGRKGQRSSTPPPSNVESKVLPISSFMLQGPVVTESSVMGHLVCCLCGKWASYRNMGDLFGPFYPQDYAATLPKNPPPKRATEMQNKVKVRHKSASNGSKTDTEEEEEQQQQQKEQRSLTAHPRFKRRHRSEDCAGASRSLSRGAACKKATTEGSNVGEKAPLDAKPPMSTSEGGPELELQIPELPLDSNEFWVHEGCILWANGIYLVCGRLYGLQEAVEIAKEMKCSHCQEPGATLGCYNKGCSFRYHYPCAIDADCLLNEENFSVRCPKHKPLLPCSLPSLQNKMVKGSLSTEQSERG
- the TCF20 gene encoding transcription factor 20 isoform X1: MQSFREQSSYHGNQQNYPQEVHGASRLEEFSTRQQAQMFQSFGGGGSSSGRRGAAGSSSSMAGESSGHQSYQSFRKEAGEFYYMASSKDPVAAGGQQLPQRRPSGPVQSYGPPQGSSFGSQYGSEGHVSQFQTQHSSLSGVTHYQQDYTGPFSPGSAQYQQQSSSQQQQQVQQMRQQLYQSHQPLPQASSQSASSTSHMQPMQRPSTLPSSASGYQLRVGQYSQHYQPPASSSSSFPSPQRFSQSGQNYDGSYSVNAGSQYEGHAVGSSSQTYGTQSNYTFQAQPMKNFEQSKLPQGSQQAQGQAQQSQQQQQQQQQQQQQQPPSQHIMQYSNTATKLSLQSQVGQYNQAEVPVRSPMQFHQNFSPISNPSPAASVVQSPSCSSTPSPLMAGGENLQCGQSNMPVASRNRILQMMPQLSPTPSMMPSPNAQGGGFKGFGLEGLQEKRLTDPGLSSLSALSSQVANLPNTVQHMLLSDALAPKKKNSKRSSLSKKADSCTNSEGSSQAEEQLKSPLAESIDGGCSSSSEDQGERVRQLSGQSTSSDTTYKGGNLERSHPSPTQASQNEPPKLSTSPADEEEVASPPDEKEASVAVETPPKVNEKAVGVIVSREAMTGRVEKSGGQDKQQQDDVSTGAQAPSSASVMKDTGLLGPQQEPQGGSKGSKSGDSSTNHNGDGNGQLGHAVVGSSFPGRTEPSKSPGSLRYSYKDNIGVSMQRNAGNFPQYPSGQDKGDFPGHSERKGRNEKFPSLLQEVLQGYHHHPDRRYSRNAQDHHGMTGTLEGTMRPNVLINQANELSNRGLLNKSIGSLLENPHWSHWDRKSSGTTSEMKQINLADYPMPRKFEIESQSSAHEGGGLSERRSVICDISPLRQIAREPGPHSVGHMGPDGRSGRSDRLTPGQSVILPGGLVTMEPKLKSHSGQIKEEDFEQSKTSANLNNKKSGDHCHLASFKHESYRGNASPGAAALDSAAEYLLQQDSRSQLRRGPGRMGSSREGMRGKSPSQFHDLADKLKMSPGRSRGPGTDLHHMNPHMVLSDRVNRGSLHSPFPPNSESSSLASVYHTNARSHAFGDPNQGLNSQYHYKRQLYQQQQEEYKDWSSSSAQGVIAAAQHRQETARKSPRQQQFLDRVRSPLKNDKDGMMYLHSGSYHDAVSQDTSRCLIGSDGSLQNKCAEIKHLNQKIQQQESGWDLSRQVTTGKNSGSLGATSQKRFASQDSDTHKREDAGDVLKSGNAMVRIPGQEEQSSQNPLIMRRRVRSFISPIPSKRQLQEMKNSGTEDKGRLLTSSKDGADKTLNSYAHSSQSQDVSKSLSKGESPRNLPSPDNRNCSAVSLTSPAKTKILPPRKGRGLKLEAIVQKITSPNVRRSASSNCAEAGPDAVTLDDILSLKSGPPEGGNVSNHGMEAENIKEEIVLDQESQELTSEISLTISSEEWHADRDEVVKKETPELASVVKEAPVPTVIPAPSQKSVCQGRTDGSLTGAGSISFSELKTVSPSKVLTPEPNLKSEEKGGDAVIVTPKPDPFPPKGYFPSGKKKGRPIGSVNKQKKQQQQQQQQPPPPPPPPPPQQQLLLPPLPSVPEALQPSEEAGGGEPKPKRQRRERRKPTAQPRKRKPRRAAPIVEPQEPEIKLKYATQSLDKTDNKNKSFFPYIHVVNKCEIGAVCTIINAEEEEQNKLVRGRKGQRSSTPPPSNVESKVLPISSFMLQGPVVTESSVMGHLVCCLCGKWASYRNMGDLFGPFYPQDYAATLPKNPPPKRATEMQNKVKVRHKSASNGSKTDTEEEEEQQQQQKEQRSLTAHPRFKRRHRSEDCAGASRSLSRGAACKKATTEGSNVGEKAPLDAKPPMSTSEGGPELELQIPELPLDSNEFWVHEGCILWANGIYLVCGRLYGLQEAVEIAKEMKCSHCQEPGATLGCYNKGCSFRYHYPCAIDADCLLNEENFSVRCPKHKLSKKYGNIYSLQNFWTNVVVLNGYKAVKEALVHKSEDFADRPFFPIYKHLGYGEVNQGLVMAQYSQAWKDQRRFTLSILRDFGMGKKSLEQLVVEEAEHLCSVFSSKEGQSFDPHYLINNAISNVICFLTFGNRFDYEDKKFQSLLHYLELSMKEEAGLLPQALNSLPFLTHIPGLIQKAFCHQKKLMDYLGELVNEHKETWDPSSKRDITEAFLEEVEKRKGENSSFNYQNLPLMIGDLFSAGTETTTTTLRWGLLYMILHPDIQSKVQEEIDAVIGRNRSVTLEDQANMPYTRAVIHETQRFGDIVPAGILHRAYRDTEVEGFFIPKGTTIVTNLSSVLKDETMWENPHQFWPEHFLDANGQFVKREAFIPFSAGRRICLGEQLARMELFFFFTSLLQHFTFHIAEDHPRPREDGCFAFTLVPQPYYIKVVSR
- the TCF20 gene encoding transcription factor 20 isoform X2 yields the protein MQSFREQSSYHGNQQNYPQEVHGASRLEEFSTRQQAQMFQSFGGGGSSSGRRGAAGSSSSMAGESSGHQSYQSFRKEAGEFYYMASSKDPVAAGGQQLPQRRPSGPVQSYGPPQGSSFGSQYGSEGHVSQFQTQHSSLSGVTHYQQDYTGPFSPGSAQYQQQSSSQQQQQVQQMRQQLYQSHQPLPQASSQSASSTSHMQPMQRPSTLPSSASGYQLRVGQYSQHYQPPASSSSSFPSPQRFSQSGQNYDGSYSVNAGSQYEGHAVGSSSQTYGTQSNYTFQAQPMKNFEQSKLPQGSQQAQGQAQQSQQQQQQQQQQQQQQPPSQHIMQYSNTATKLSLQSQVGQYNQAEVPVRSPMQFHQNFSPISNPSPAASVVQSPSCSSTPSPLMAGGENLQCGQSNMPVASRNRILQMMPQLSPTPSMMPSPNAQGGGFKGFGLEGLQEKRLTDPGLSSLSALSSQVANLPNTVQHMLLSDALAPKKKNSKRSSLSKKADSCTNSEGSSQAEEQLKSPLAESIDGGCSSSSEDQGERVRQLSGQSTSSDTTYKGGNLERSHPSPTQASQNEPPKLSTSPADEEEVASPPDEKEASVAVETPPKVNEKAVGVIVSREAMTGRVEKSGGQDKQQQDDVSTGAQAPSSASVMKDTGLLGPQQEPQGGSKGSKSGDSSTNHNGDGNGQLGHAVVGSSFPGRTEPSKSPGSLRYSYKDNIGVSMQRNAGNFPQYPSGQDKGDFPGHSERKGRNEKFPSLLQEVLQGYHHHPDRRYSRNAQDHHGMTGTLEGTMRPNVLINQANELSNRGLLNKSIGSLLENPHWSHWDRKSSGTTSEMKQINLADYPMPRKFEIESQSSAHEGGGLSERRSVICDISPLRQIAREPGPHSVGHMGPDGRSGRSDRLTPGQSVILPGGLVTMEPKLKSHSGQIKEEDFEQSKTSANLNNKKSGDHCHLASFKHESYRGNASPGAAALDSAAEYLLQQDSRSQLRRGPGRMGSSREGMRGKSPSQFHDLADKLKMSPGRSRGPGTDLHHMNPHMVLSDRVNRGSLHSPFPPNSESSSLASVYHTNARSHAFGDPNQGLNSQYHYKRQLYQQQQEEYKDWSSSSAQGVIAAAQHRQETARKSPRQQQFLDRVRSPLKNDKDGMMYLHSGSYHDAVSQDTSRCLIGSDGSLQNKCAEIKHLNQKIQQQESGWDLSRQVTTGKNSGSLGATSQKRFASQDSDTHKREDAGDVLKSGNAMVRIPGQEEQSSQNPLIMRRRVRSFISPIPSKRQLQEMKNSGTEDKGRLLTSSKDGADKTLNSYAHSSQSQDVSKSLSKGESPRNLPSPDNRNCSAVSLTSPAKTKILPPRKGRGLKLEAIVQKITSPNVRRSASSNCAEAGPDAVTLDDILSLKSGPPEGGNVSNHGMEAENIKEEIVLDQESQELTSEISLTISSEEWHADRDEVVKKETPELASVVKEAPVPTVIPAPSQKSVCQGRTDGSLTGAGSISFSELKTVSPSKVLTPEPNLKSEEKGGDAVIVTPKPDPFPPKGYFPSGKKKGRPIGSVNKQKKQQQQQQQQPPPPPPPPPPQQQLLLPPLPSVPEALQPSEEAGGGEPKPKRQRRERRKPTAQPRKRKPRRAAPIVEPQEPEIKLKYATQSLDKTDNKNKSFFPYIHVVNKCEIGAVCTIINAEEEEQNKLVRGRKGQRSSTPPPSNVESKVLPISSFMLQGPVVTESSVMGHLVCCLCGKWASYRNMGDLFGPFYPQDYAATLPKNPPPKRATEMQNKVKVRHKSASNGSKTDTEEEEEQQQQQKEQRSLTAHPRFKRRHRSEDCAGASRSLSRGAACKKATTEGSNVGEKAPLDAKPPMSTSEGGPELELQIPELPLDSNEFWVHEGCILWANGIYLVCGRLYGLQEAVEIAKEMKCSHCQEPGATLGCYNKGCSFRYHYPCAIDADCLLNEENFSVRCPKHKLSKKYGNIYSLQNFWTNVVVLNGYKAVKEALVHKSEDFADRPFFPIYKHLGYGEVNQGQSFDPHYLINNAISNVICFLTFGNRFDYEDKKFQSLLHYLELSMKEEAGLLPQALNSLPFLTHIPGLIQKAFCHQKKLMDYLGELVNEHKETWDPSSKRDITEAFLEEVEKRKGENSSFNYQNLPLMIGDLFSAGTETTTTTLRWGLLYMILHPDIQSKVQEEIDAVIGRNRSVTLEDQANMPYTRAVIHETQRFGDIVPAGILHRAYRDTEVEGFFIPKGTTIVTNLSSVLKDETMWENPHQFWPEHFLDANGQFVKREAFIPFSAGRRICLGEQLARMELFFFFTSLLQHFTFHIAEDHPRPREDGCFAFTLVPQPYYIKVVSR
- the TCF20 gene encoding transcription factor 20 isoform X4 yields the protein MQSFREQSSYHGNQQNYPQEVHGASRLEEFSTRQQAQMFQSFGGGGSSSGRRGAAGSSSSMAGESSGHQSYQSFRKEAGEFYYMASSKDPVAAGGQQLPQRRPSGPVQSYGPPQGSSFGSQYGSEGHVSQFQTQHSSLSGVTHYQQDYTGPFSPGSAQYQQQSSSQQQQQVQQMRQQLYQSHQPLPQASSQSASSTSHMQPMQRPSTLPSSASGYQLRVGQYSQHYQPPASSSSSFPSPQRFSQSGQNYDGSYSVNAGSQYEGHAVGSSSQTYGTQSNYTFQAQPMKNFEQSKLPQGSQQAQGQAQQSQQQQQQQQQQQQQQPPSQHIMQYSNTATKLSLQSQVGQYNQAEVPVRSPMQFHQNFSPISNPSPAASVVQSPSCSSTPSPLMAGGENLQCGQSNMPVASRNRILQMMPQLSPTPSMMPSPNAQGGGFKGFGLEGLQEKRLTDPGLSSLSALSSQVANLPNTVQHMLLSDALAPKKKNSKRSSLSKKADSCTNSEGSSQAEEQLKSPLAESIDGGCSSSSEDQGERVRQLSGQSTSSDTTYKGGNLERSHPSPTQASQNEPPKLSTSPADEEEVASPPDEKEASVAVETPPKVNEKAVGVIVSREAMTGRVEKSGGQDKQQQDDVSTGAQAPSSASVMKDTGLLGPQQEPQGGSKGSKSGDSSTNHNGDGNGQLGHAVVGSSFPGRTEPSKSPGSLRYSYKDNIGVSMQRNAGNFPQYPSGQDKGDFPGHSERKGRNEKFPSLLQEVLQGYHHHPDRRYSRNAQDHHGMTGTLEGTMRPNVLINQANELSNRGLLNKSIGSLLENPHWSHWDRKSSGTTSEMKQINLADYPMPRKFEIESQSSAHEGGGLSERRSVICDISPLRQIAREPGPHSVGHMGPDGRSGRSDRLTPGQSVILPGGLVTMEPKLKSHSGQIKEEDFEQSKTSANLNNKKSGDHCHLASFKHESYRGNASPGAAALDSAAEYLLQQDSRSQLRRGPGRMGSSREGMRGKSPSQFHDLADKLKMSPGRSRGPGTDLHHMNPHMVLSDRVNRGSLHSPFPPNSESSSLASVYHTNARSHAFGDPNQGLNSQYHYKRQLYQQQQEEYKDWSSSSAQGVIAAAQHRQETARKSPRQQQFLDRVRSPLKNDKDGMMYLHSGSYHDAVSQDTSRCLIGSDGSLQNKCAEIKHLNQKIQQQESGWDLSRQVTTGKNSGSLGATSQKRFASQDSDTHKREDAGDVLKSGNAMVRIPGQEEQSSQNPLIMRRRVRSFISPIPSKRQLQEMKNSGTEDKGRLLTSSKDGADKTLNSYAHSSQSQDVSKSLSKGESPRNLPSPDNRNCSAVSLTSPAKTKILPPRKGRGLKLEAIVQKITSPNVRRSASSNCAEAGPDAVTLDDILSLKSGPPEGGNVSNHGMEAENIKEEIVLDQESQELTSEISLTISSEEWHADRDEVVKKETPELASVVKEAPVPTVIPAPSQKSVCQGRTDGSLTGAGSISFSELKTVSPSKVLTPEPNLKSEEKGGDAVIVTPKPDPFPPKGYFPSGKKKGRPIGSVNKQKKQQQQQQQQPPPPPPPPPPQQQLLLPPLPSVPEALQPSEEAGGGEPKPKRQRRERRKPTAQPRKRKPRRAAPIVEPQEPEIKLKYATQSLDKTDNKNKSFFPYIHVVNKCEIGAVCTIINAEEEEQNKLVRGRKGQRSSTPPPSNVESKVLPISSFMLQGPVVTESSVMGHLVCCLCGKWASYRNMGDLFGPFYPQDYAATLPKNPPPKRATEMQNKVKVRHKSASNGSKTDTEEEEEQQQQQKEQRSLTAHPRFKRRHRSEDCAGASRSLSRGAACKKATTEGSNVGEKAPLDAKPPMSTSEGGPELELQIPELPLDSNEFWVHEGCILWANGIYLVCGRLYGLQEAVEIAKEMKCSHCQEPGATLGCYNKGCSFRYHYPCAIDADCLLNEENFSVRCPKHKNKMVKGSLSTEQSERG